The genomic window GTACCGTGTGAGGTTTTTTTATCCAATAAATCCTTTGCTGTAAAAATTTAAATTATTGAGCTTTTTTTTCTTGAGCTTTTTCTTTAGTTTTCTCTTTAGCAACTTTAAGATTATTTATTTCGTTGAATTTTTCAACACCGTAGTAAGCTCTTAGGTACATCTCTCTAAGTTCTTTCATAAGAGGGTATCTAGGATTTGCACCTGTACATTGGTCATCGAAAGCATCTTCAACCATTTGATCGAGTTTTCCTAAGAACTCCTTCTCAGAGATTCCGTAGTCAGCTATAGTAGCTTTTATACCGATCTCTTCTTTAAGGTTTCTTATAGCTGCTCTTAGAAGCTTGGTTTTCTCTTCAGGAGTTTCATTTCCTTTTGTAAGACCTAAATAGTCAGCAGCTTTTGCATATCTGTTCTTAGCATTTGGATATTTATATTGAGAGAAACCTGCCATTTTAAGTGGTTTATCAGTAGCATTAAATCTGATTACTTCATCTAGTAAAAGAGCATTTGCAGTTCCGTGAGGAAGATGGAATGCAGCACCTAGTTTGTGAGCCATTGAGTGACACACACCAAGGAATGCATTTGAGAATGCCATACCAGCGGCACAAGATGCATTTGCCATTTTTTCTTTAGCTTTTTTAGCTTTTGCTCCGTCTCTTACTGACTCAGGAAGATATTTTAATGTAAGTCTCATAGCTTCCAATGCCAGAGGGTTTGTGAAATCAGATGCAAGTATAGAAGCATATGCTTCTACAGCGTGTGTCATTACGTCTATTCCTGATGCAGCAGTAAGACCTGCCGGCATAGAAAGCATTAATTGTGGATCAACTACAGCTACGTCAGGAGTAAGCTCGTAGTCTGCTAGGGGATACTTGATTCCTGTCTTGTCGTCTGTGATAACGGCAAATGGAGTGACCTCAGAACCAGTACCTGCAGATGTAGTTACAGCCCAGAATTCAGCCTTTCCACCCATTTTAGGGAACTGTACTATTCTTTTTCTGATGTCCATAAATGTCATGGCAAGATCCTGGAAATCTACTTCAGGATGCTCATACATTACCCACATAATTTTGGCAGCATCCATAGGAGAACCTCCACCAAGTGCGATGATTACGTCAGGCTGATAATTTTGCATCATTTCAGCACCTTTTCTCACTGTAGAAAGAGTAGGGTCAGCTTGTACATCAGAGAATATTCTGAAGTCTACACCTATCTCTTCAAGAATTTTAGTGATGTGATCTGTGTAACCTAGTGAAGCAAGTACTGAATCTGTAACGATGACAGCTTTTTTCTTTCCTTGAAGCTCATTTAAAGCCACAGGAAGAGAACCGTATTTGAAGTAAACTTTTTCAGGGACTCTGAACCAAAGCATGTTTTCTCTCCTTTCAGCTACAGTTTTTACGTTGATAAGGTGTTTAACTCCTACGTTTTCAGAAACTGCATTTCCTCCCCAGCTTCCGCAACCAAGAGTAAGTGATGGAGCTAGTTTAAAGTTGAATACATCTCCGATAGCACCTTGTGCTGCAGGCATGTTTATAAGAGTTCTTCCAGTTTTCATTGTTTTTGCGAATTTAGATATTTTCTCAGCTCCGTCTAGCTCGTCAACATAAAGAACAGAAGTATGTCCCATTCCACCTAATTCTATTAGTCTGTCAGCCTTTTTAAGAGATTCATCGAATGACTTTGTTTTGTAAAGAGCTAATACAGGAGAAAGCTTCTCGTGAGAGAAAGGCTCTTCTAATTCTACTGACTCGACTTCTCCTACAAGTACTTTTGCATCCTCAGGAACATTAACTCCTGCCATTTTTGCGATCTTATATGCAGATTGTCCCACGATATCTCCGTTTAAGTGACCATCTATTACGATTGTTTTTCCTACTTTGGCGATTTCATCTCCCTTTAGGATATAGGCTCCTCTGTCAGCTAATTCTTTTTTAATTTCTTCGTAAATGTTTTCTGTTGCAATTACAGCTTGCTCAGATGCACAGATTACTCCGTTGTCGAAAGTCTTAGAAAGAAGTATTGAGTTTACCGCCATTTTGATATGAGCAGTGTCATCAATGATTACAGGAGTGTTTCCTGCCCCTACCCCTATAGCCGGTACTCCTGAAGAGTAAGCTGCTTTTACCATTCCGGGTCCACCTGTTGCAAGGATAAGGTCTGCAGATCTCATAAGTATATTAGAAGCCTCTATTGAAGGCTCTTCTATCCATCCTATAATATTTTCTGGAGCTCCTGCCTTTACAGCTGCATCTTTTATTATTCTAGCAGCTTCAATTGTTGCTTTTTTTGCTCTCGGATGTGGAGAGAAGATGATAGCATTTCTAGTTTTCAAAGCGATAAGAGCCTTGAATATAGCTGTAGAAGTAGGATTTGTAGTAGGTACGATTCCTGCGATTACTCCGATAGGTTCAGCTATTTTAGTTATCCCATAAGAAGCATCTTTTTCTATTACTCCGCATGTTTTAACGTCTTTATATTGGTTGTAGATATATTCAGATGCAAAGTGGTTTTTTATAACCTTATCTTCCATGATACCCATTCCAGTTTCTTCAAAAGCCATTTTTGCAAGTTTAATTCTTGAAGCATTGGCAGCCAGTGAAGCCTCTCTGAAAACTTTGTCCACCTGCTCCTGAGTAAAAGTTGAGTATTGTTTTTGAGCTAATCTTACATTTTGAATAGTTTGTTCGATTGTCATAATATCCCCCTTTATAAAATATAATTTTATTTGCTATTTATTTTGTGAAAAAAATATTTCTTTGTTAAATGGTACACCTTAGTGAAAAAAATGTCAAGTAAAAAGATTAAATTTTAATCTTTTATTTTGCAAAATAAATTTCAGGTAAAGTCTTAATAAGAATAGAGGATTAAGTAGTTTTTGATATTTTAAAATTAATTTTTGATCAGTTTGTAATCTGTAAAAGATCAAAAAAAGGCCTGAGGGACCAAGGTGGAAGTCGGACAGTTATTGTGAAAAAATACACATTTAGATTAAGAATATTATAAAATCTAATATTTTCAGGGTATTTAAAAGTTGAATTTAACTAATATAAAAGGAAAAATATTTAAATGACCTAATTTAAATATTGTATAGTAGTTCAGATAGTTTTTAATGGACGAAATAGATTTTAGATTAAGATATTTTAATTTGAGTTGTATTTTTAAGTGGTGTAAGATTAGTTGAATTAATGTATGAGGAGGCCACTCAATGAAAAAAATTATGTTTATTTTTATGTTGCTCATAAGTATGACCTCATATTCTCAGTTGGGGTACAACTATCCCTTCAAGGACCCGTACATAGCAACAGTAATAGGAAGTTCCAATATGATGACAAGTGGTGTAAGTGAGGAAGTCCCAAGGCGGGAATATACGCTTGAAGTGAAACCAGATCAGAAGCCACCAAGACATTTGTGGTATCATAAGGGGTTTCAGTTTTCTCTCGTAAAGCAGAATCATAAGGCTCCACTGATATTTCTTGTAGCAGGTACGGGGACCTCTTATTCCTCCTGGAAAATGAAAAGTTTTGAAAGGATATTTTATGATGCCGGATTTCATGTCATATCTATCTCATCACCTGTAAATCCAAATTTTTTAGTTACAGCATCAAATATAAAAATGCCAGGTGTTTTGTTTAATGATAGTCACGATGTGTACAAAGTTATGAAAGATATTCATAAAAAGATAGAAGATAAAGTAGAGTTTGAGGAGTTTTATCTCATGGGCTATAGTCTTGGAGGAACCCAAGCTGCCTATGTAACTATGCTTGATGATGAAGAGAAGTATTTTAATTTTAAAAGGGTACTCATGGTTAATCCTGCGGTAAACCTTTTTGAATCAGCAAAGATATTAGATGACATGCTAGACAATAATATCCCCGGAGGCAGAAAAAATGTAGGCCAGTTTCTAGAAAAAATCTATAGAGAGATAGGAAAGCATATCAAAGGTGATAATGTAGAGGTAACTGAAGATACAATTTATGATTCCTTCAAAGACAATTATCTTTCTCAAAAAGAACTAGCAGCACTTATAGGTATAGCATTTAGAATAACTGCCATTGATGTAAATTATCTAGGTGATGTCCTAAACAAAAGGGGAGTGTATGTTCCAAAAGATAAAGAAATAGGTAAATTTGAGTCATTAGAGCCTTACATGAATAAGATTAATTTTGCAAGTTTTACTGAATATGTAATAAATGTAGCCTACCCTTATTATGCAGAGATATATGAAGGGCTCACTTTAGAAGAACTCATAGCAAAGACGGATATACATGAGATAGAGGATTATTTACTAAGAAGTGAAAAAATTGCTATGGTAACAAATGAAGACGAGCTTATACTGACTCCAGATAATTTAAAATTTTTAAAAGAAACTTTTGAAGGAAGAAGTATAATTTATCCTAGAGGTGGGCATTGCGGAAATATGTACTATACAACAAATGTTGAAAATATGGTCAGATACTTTCAAGAGGGGGTGCTGACCAATGAAGATTAAATATTTTATAATAATTATTTTAATTATATTTGGAGTTTCGTGCAGCTCAGCAAGAAAAAAACCGCAATCAAAGGAGAGTGCACGTATCCTGAAGATGGAAGAAAACAATGAAAATTATTTCACGGCTTATGATCCATGGGAACCATTTAACAGAAGGGTATATTATTTTAATGCAAAATTTGACGAATATATTTTTCTTCCTGTTGTAGAGACATATAAGTATGTCACACCAAATTTTATAGAAACGGGAGTACACAATTTTTTTGGTAATCTTAGTGAGATCAAGACTTTTATCAATTCATCACTCCAGTTAAAAGCCAAGAAAAGTCTTGTAACATTTAACAGGTTTGCAATCAATAGTACTTTTGGGATTTTTGGTGTCTTTGATCTAGCTTCTCAGGTAGGGCTAGAGAGGTATAAAGAGGATTTTGGTCAGACTCTGGCTTATTATGGCGTGAAACCTGGACCTTATTTGATTCTTCCTCTTTTAGGACCTAGTACCTTGAGGGATGCTACTGGTCTGGGTGTGGACACGATAGTTCAAAATTATGCAGACCCCTTGAAGTTGGGAGAGGCTAGTAGAAATGACCCAGAATTCTTGGCATCTAACTCTATAGACAGTAGAAGTAATGTAGAGTTTAGATATTACAGAACAGGTACCCCTTTTGAGTATGAATATTTGAGATTTCTTTATATTAAAATCCGAGAAATACAGGGTCAAAATTAATAATTGGTTTTAACTTAAGGCTCAAGCTCTGTTTAGGAGTTTGAGTCTTTTAAATTTTTAGGAATTGAAGGATTTATTTTGTTTATTACAACTACTTGACTGTGAAACTGTTGTATAGTTTATAATAAACCTGTGAATTAAAAAAAAATTTGATTTTTTGTGAAAAAGTGGACAACAAGCTTTAACTGTTTTGAACTTGAATACATTAATACTGAGTGGGAGGTTATTTATGAAAAGACGGATTCTTGTATTTTTTTTAACGTTTGGGACGTTTCTGATGTCCTTTGGAAAAGAGATAGGTATAGGGGTTATATATGGTGACCAATCCAAGGAACTTAACAAATATCAGAAAATTATATTGGAAAGGGAGCTTGCCAAAACCTTTGAAAATACTCAGTTTGATCCGGTAATAAAAAAAGAGATTGTTGTTTCTCGTAGAGATATAAAAACTACAGTGGCTAGACTTCAGAATGATACCAGTGTAGATGTTATTATATCTCTTGATATAAATTCATCTGAAAAAATTGCCGGTGGCCTTAATAAGCTTGTCCTGGCACCACTCTCTTATGGTGTTATCGGAGATGCTAAAAATTTGAATACAATTTCCACAGATTATAATCTGAAAGAGATTGTAGCTCTATTGAACGAAATCAGAAATATAAAAAAAATAGGAATAGCATATTCTGAGGGCTTTAAAAAATCAGCTAGTAAGTACAAAGAAAACTTAATATTCCGAAATATATTTGCCGATAAAGACATAGCAATTATAAATCTAGATCAGTCTGATGATAAGGTTGAAACAGAGATATCAGGAAATGATGGATTAATAATACTTTCAAATAAAAATCCGATTCTACATAAATCTATCAGAAAAATTTCTGAAAAAGGGATACCTAGCTTCTCGATGTTCTTTGATGTTGAAAACAGTGAAGGGATTTTGATGGGTTACTCTTCAAAAGATGAACAGGAAAGAAGAATACGTGCAGCAGCAGTAAATCTCTTGAAATATTATGAGGGAAGGGATTTTTCTGAATTGACTACAAAGTTAGACTCGAAAAGCTTGAATATTTTTATAGATTATAGGATAGCGAAGCTTTTAGATTTTTATCCTAGTGATTTACTATCTGAAAAGATAAGAATGGTAAATGAATCGGGAAAAGGTACAGTGAGACTTAGCCTAGAGGAGGCTTTAAATAAACTTTTTGAAAATAACCCGGAGTTAAAGTCAAAAGAGCAGGATGTGGTCTCAAGCACTTATGATATAAAGAAAGCTAAGGCTGCCATAAGGCCAAGTCTGACTGCAAATTTAGACTATGATAAGCAGGATAATACGAGAGCTAGACTTTTTTCTACAGGTGCGGAGAATTCACTGCAGGCCGGAGCAAAAATAAGTCAGGTGCTTTATGATGAAAGCGCTTTTTCAAATATAACAATTCAAAAGAGAATTTATGATTCTGTAAAAGAGGAACTCAGAAATAAAGAACTCAGTCAGATTCAGAGTTTAATTGAAGCTTATCTAGCGGTATTAAAATCTGATTTAAGTTTTGAAATAGAAAAATATAATATGAATCTTGTAAAACGATATTTGAATCTTGCAAAAACTAAATACAGCATCGGAATCGGCGGACCTGAAGATGTATATCGTTTTGAAAGTGAACTGGCAGACTCTACGACTAATCTCGAGGATGTAAGAAGCGATATGTTGTCTTATAACTCGGAACTTAACAGACTTTTGAATAATTCGATGGATACCTATTTTATTCTTGGTGAGGAAGGGATTGGAAATATCATCGGCCTTTATATTTTTGAAAATTTTGAAAATGAACTGAATAAACCTTGGAAATTTGATGAAGTAAAAAATTATTTCATTGAGCAGGGACTAAAGAATTCTCCTGAAATAAAAAGTATAGATGCTAGGATAGCAGCAAAGGAGAGAGAGCTTAAAGCTGCAAAAAGAAAAAGATACGTTCCTACTATCAAAGCGAGTGGAAATTATGATAGAGACGTTGTAGATCCTTGGGGCACAGGTTCTGACAATTCTGATTCAGACGAGTACTGGAATATAGGAGTTGGATTTTCTATTCCTATCTACAAAGGCGGAGAACTTTCCTACGACAAAAGGCAGATAGAATCAGAACTGGAAAAGCTCAAGTTTGACAGAAAAACTAAGGTTTCTGAGATTTCAAAAAATATATCGAGTCAGTATGCAAAAGTTTCGGCAAGCTATAGAAAAATAAAGTCGGCGGAGAAATCGGCAGAGGCTTCGATGAAAAACCTAGAACTTCAGACGGAGCTCTATATCAAAGGGAAAATAACTATCACTGATATGCTCGATGCAAGAAACAGCCTTATAGGGGCAGAACAGAAAAAGACATCTGTAAAATTTGATTTTTTCATCTCTCAGGCTAAATTGGAAAAATTGTGTGGAAAATATTATTTTGAAAATAACGAAAATGAAAAAGAGTATATAAAAGAGAGTATTAAAAATCTAATTACATCAAAGTAGGGGGCCGTATCAATGAAAAAAGTTTTAATTTCTATATTTATAATCCTTGTCCTGGCAGCTTGTGGAAAGGAAAAAGATCAAGAGGTCCAAAGAGAGAAAAAGCCGAGGTCAGTAAGATATATTGTGGCAGAAGATAAAAATTCTGAATTTCAGAGAGTATTTGCAGGAAATATCATCTCTGAAACTGAGTCGAATTTGAGTTTCAGAGTTTCCGGAACGATAATAAAGAAATATGCAAAGTTGGGTGATTATGTAAAGAAAGGGCAGGTTTTGGCAGAGCTAGACAATGAAGACTATAAACTAGAAGTGGAAAATGCCGTAGCACAGTACGAAAGCAGCAGGGCTAAACTTACAGAGGCAGATGC from uncultured Ilyobacter sp. includes these protein-coding regions:
- the adhE gene encoding bifunctional acetaldehyde-CoA/alcohol dehydrogenase: MTIEQTIQNVRLAQKQYSTFTQEQVDKVFREASLAANASRIKLAKMAFEETGMGIMEDKVIKNHFASEYIYNQYKDVKTCGVIEKDASYGITKIAEPIGVIAGIVPTTNPTSTAIFKALIALKTRNAIIFSPHPRAKKATIEAARIIKDAAVKAGAPENIIGWIEEPSIEASNILMRSADLILATGGPGMVKAAYSSGVPAIGVGAGNTPVIIDDTAHIKMAVNSILLSKTFDNGVICASEQAVIATENIYEEIKKELADRGAYILKGDEIAKVGKTIVIDGHLNGDIVGQSAYKIAKMAGVNVPEDAKVLVGEVESVELEEPFSHEKLSPVLALYKTKSFDESLKKADRLIELGGMGHTSVLYVDELDGAEKISKFAKTMKTGRTLINMPAAQGAIGDVFNFKLAPSLTLGCGSWGGNAVSENVGVKHLINVKTVAERRENMLWFRVPEKVYFKYGSLPVALNELQGKKKAVIVTDSVLASLGYTDHITKILEEIGVDFRIFSDVQADPTLSTVRKGAEMMQNYQPDVIIALGGGSPMDAAKIMWVMYEHPEVDFQDLAMTFMDIRKRIVQFPKMGGKAEFWAVTTSAGTGSEVTPFAVITDDKTGIKYPLADYELTPDVAVVDPQLMLSMPAGLTAASGIDVMTHAVEAYASILASDFTNPLALEAMRLTLKYLPESVRDGAKAKKAKEKMANASCAAGMAFSNAFLGVCHSMAHKLGAAFHLPHGTANALLLDEVIRFNATDKPLKMAGFSQYKYPNAKNRYAKAADYLGLTKGNETPEEKTKLLRAAIRNLKEEIGIKATIADYGISEKEFLGKLDQMVEDAFDDQCTGANPRYPLMKELREMYLRAYYGVEKFNEINNLKVAKEKTKEKAQEKKAQ
- a CDS encoding serine/threonine protein kinase, with the translated sequence MKKIMFIFMLLISMTSYSQLGYNYPFKDPYIATVIGSSNMMTSGVSEEVPRREYTLEVKPDQKPPRHLWYHKGFQFSLVKQNHKAPLIFLVAGTGTSYSSWKMKSFERIFYDAGFHVISISSPVNPNFLVTASNIKMPGVLFNDSHDVYKVMKDIHKKIEDKVEFEEFYLMGYSLGGTQAAYVTMLDDEEKYFNFKRVLMVNPAVNLFESAKILDDMLDNNIPGGRKNVGQFLEKIYREIGKHIKGDNVEVTEDTIYDSFKDNYLSQKELAALIGIAFRITAIDVNYLGDVLNKRGVYVPKDKEIGKFESLEPYMNKINFASFTEYVINVAYPYYAEIYEGLTLEELIAKTDIHEIEDYLLRSEKIAMVTNEDELILTPDNLKFLKETFEGRSIIYPRGGHCGNMYYTTNVENMVRYFQEGVLTNED
- a CDS encoding VacJ family lipoprotein, which translates into the protein MKIKYFIIIILIIFGVSCSSARKKPQSKESARILKMEENNENYFTAYDPWEPFNRRVYYFNAKFDEYIFLPVVETYKYVTPNFIETGVHNFFGNLSEIKTFINSSLQLKAKKSLVTFNRFAINSTFGIFGVFDLASQVGLERYKEDFGQTLAYYGVKPGPYLILPLLGPSTLRDATGLGVDTIVQNYADPLKLGEASRNDPEFLASNSIDSRSNVEFRYYRTGTPFEYEYLRFLYIKIREIQGQN
- a CDS encoding TolC family protein encodes the protein MKRRILVFFLTFGTFLMSFGKEIGIGVIYGDQSKELNKYQKIILERELAKTFENTQFDPVIKKEIVVSRRDIKTTVARLQNDTSVDVIISLDINSSEKIAGGLNKLVLAPLSYGVIGDAKNLNTISTDYNLKEIVALLNEIRNIKKIGIAYSEGFKKSASKYKENLIFRNIFADKDIAIINLDQSDDKVETEISGNDGLIILSNKNPILHKSIRKISEKGIPSFSMFFDVENSEGILMGYSSKDEQERRIRAAAVNLLKYYEGRDFSELTTKLDSKSLNIFIDYRIAKLLDFYPSDLLSEKIRMVNESGKGTVRLSLEEALNKLFENNPELKSKEQDVVSSTYDIKKAKAAIRPSLTANLDYDKQDNTRARLFSTGAENSLQAGAKISQVLYDESAFSNITIQKRIYDSVKEELRNKELSQIQSLIEAYLAVLKSDLSFEIEKYNMNLVKRYLNLAKTKYSIGIGGPEDVYRFESELADSTTNLEDVRSDMLSYNSELNRLLNNSMDTYFILGEEGIGNIIGLYIFENFENELNKPWKFDEVKNYFIEQGLKNSPEIKSIDARIAAKERELKAAKRKRYVPTIKASGNYDRDVVDPWGTGSDNSDSDEYWNIGVGFSIPIYKGGELSYDKRQIESELEKLKFDRKTKVSEISKNISSQYAKVSASYRKIKSAEKSAEASMKNLELQTELYIKGKITITDMLDARNSLIGAEQKKTSVKFDFFISQAKLEKLCGKYYFENNENEKEYIKESIKNLITSK